In Halichondria panicea chromosome 9, odHalPani1.1, whole genome shotgun sequence, a genomic segment contains:
- the LOC135341046 gene encoding uncharacterized protein LOC135341046 has protein sequence MAIEKNCTELSVPQYEELALARGLAGLVCAIISLVILVLMVKGLFKSKFTRGLLEWIVIYLAMLTIVDDVLFLVIMLPTLSEWFGFCRALGIGLELVNWVQQGCTIILSFHQLFLLYKLVQKVRNPYAAIMAQSEQTEKQGKAIKKCHYALLLLIWLPILLNVIWLPFEAEGDFLEQEPEWCWIVSITDDCEKDGLEFAEELIMWFIPIVIVTITVGSTAIATLIVWVYTTVKKRYQGVQIVNENYKPNNSITLTTYTLFTLLCLIELSVRTYTMIYRKHNYTMWMVFAVVTPFRDILLPVCYSVQVFLYKKQNRALLTPSQGNTAINTSMAHFQPD, from the coding sequence ATGGCAATTGAGAAGAACTGTACAGAGTTGTCTGTGCCTCAATATGAAGAACTCGCTCTTGCAAGAGGACTAGCAGGATTGGTTTGTGCAATCATCTCTCTAGTAATCCTAGTGCTTATGGTCAAAGGTTTGTTCAAGTCAAAGTTCACTAGAGGACTGCTGGAATGGATAGTGATCTACTTGGCAATGCTAACGATTGTTGACGATGTATTATTCCTTGTCATAATGCTCCCTACGCTATCGGAATGGTTCGGCTTCTGTCGAGCACTTGGGATTGGACTAGAACTGGTCAACTGGGTGCAACAAGGATGCACTATCATTCTCTCCTTCCACCAACTCTTCCTGCTCTACAAACTAGTCCAGAAAGTCAGAAATCCGTACGCAGCTATTATGGCTCAGAGTGAGCAAACAGAGAAACAAGGAAAGGCCATTAAGAAATGTCACTATGCACTGCTACTGCTAATATGGCTGCCTATACTGTTGAATGTAATATGGCTACCGTTCGAAGCCGAGGGCGATTTCTTGGAGCAAGAACCGGAATGGTGTTGGATTGTGAGTATTACTGATGACTGTGAGAAAGATGGATTGGAATTTGCCGAAGAGTTGATCATGTGGTTTATACCTATTGTCATAGTGACCATCACTGTTGGTAGTACTGCCATAGCAACGCTAATAGTCTGGGTGTACACTACGGTTAAGAAACGCTATCAAGGGGTACAAATCGTCAACGAGAATTACAAGCCAAACAACTCCATAACCCTCACTACGTACACCCTGTTCACACTCCTGTGCCTAATCGAATTAAGTGTCAGAACTTATACTATGATTTATCGCAAACACAATTACACCATGTGGATGGTGTTCGCAGTGGTCACTCCATTTAGGGACATCCTACTCCCAGTGTGTTACAGTGTACAGGTCTTCTTGTACAAGAAACAAAACAGAGCTTTGCTCACACCCTCTCAGGGAAACACTGCAATAAACACAAGTATGGCTCACTTCCAGCCGGATTAA
- the LOC135341044 gene encoding uncharacterized protein LOC135341044 — translation MNTAYSLSNSSRNNCSVFDSERYVVVALVSASSASLSFLACTAVIFLIVSLRKYIFFVQRLILYLCICALLNSFAIALRFQQVKDLPSYTYQNSESLHVLCVITAFIDQTTAWAETIAICCITFNLLMTAVFNKDTERFEIVYVALIVILPLTFNWIPFLHNAYGEAGAWCWIKNIDDNCKPFSFGSYAVLFLWYIPSTTILVIVILVYAFIVIWVTRKKQIWTGKLDLETERKRTTMQREVLPLMLYPLGFLILNLFPFINRIHDTIVINEPSYPLWMLHAIVSPLQGGYIAVIYTLDKDTRKRLNCRRFKAALFHKEPTISEYPTERGTISDSLPPSKGNVRIVTVAKESSSLYGSTDTNHQINSTEKLRI, via the coding sequence ATGAATACAGCATACAGCCTTAGCAACAGTAGCAGAAACAACTGCTCAGTATTCGACAGTGAGCGCTATGTTGTTGTGGCACTGGTTAGTGCAAGCTCGGCAAGTCTATCTTTCCTAGCATGTACAGCCGTCATATTCCTTATTGTCTCACTAAGAAAGTACATTTTCTTTGTGCAGAGGCTAATTCTATACTTGTGCATTTGTGCCCTGCTAAATTCGTTTGCAATAGCTCTGAGATTCCAACAAGTCAAAGACCTACCATCATATACCTACCAGAACTCTGAGTCACTACACGTTCTCTGTGTTATAACAGCATTCATTGATCAGACCACAGCTTGGGCTGAAACCATAGCGATATGCTGCATCACATTCAACCTCCTAATGACTGCTGTGTTTAATAAAGATACTGAAAGATTTGAAATTGTGTACGTTGCTCTGATAGTTATTTTACCACTCACTTTCAATTGGATCCCATTCCTACACAACGCATATGGCGAGGCTGGAGCTTGGTGCTGGATTAAAAATATTGACGACAATTGCAAACCATTTTCATTCGGAAGCTACGCAGTTCTTTTTCTATGGTACATACCAAGCACAACGATATTGGTAATAGTGATTCTAGTCTACGCATTCATTGTGATCTGGGTCACCAGAAAGAAGCAGATATGGACAGGGAAACTTGATCTTGAAACGGAACGAAAGAGGACAACTATGCAGAGAGAAGTGCTCCCACTTATGCTATACCCACTAGGCTTCCTCATACTCAACCTGTTCCCGTTTATAAACCGTATCCACGACACTATAGTAATCAACGAACCAAGCTACCCACTGTGGATGCTCCATGCTATAGTGTCTCCACTGCAAGGCGGCTACATAGCTGTCATATACACGCTGGACAAAGACACTAGAAAACGTTTAAACTGTCGGAGATTTAAAGCAGCCCTCTTCCACAAAGAGCCGACAATTTCGGAGTATCCGACCGAGCGTGGAACCATTAGCGACAGCTTGCCGCCATCGAAAGGCAATGTTCGTATTGTGACAGTGGCAAAAGAATCTTCTAGCCTATACGGGAGTACGGATACTAACCACCAGATTAACTCAACAGAAAAACTGCGTATCTAA
- the LOC135341045 gene encoding cyclic AMP receptor-like protein A, with the protein MDNTTNCTQPAQPYNSLDYIGVAVASVISAFISFVASGFVIFLILFFKKWQVLVQRLVLYLSIATLLNSIAIMIHRVDYLDINDQNMDNFCVVAGFFEQHAGWMQLDAVVCITVHLFLCAVVNVRLEKLEWIYITIIFFLPLSFNWIPFIKTAYGRAGAWCWIRDMNEDCTPFDLGTVFRFVLWYVPLYIILLILMILYVFILYKLHRTRRHWVGRYDPTTERVKEQTRTEVAPLIWYPVIYFLLNIFPFINRSHNIANPTNPNLGLWYLHAITYPLVGAFVAFPFLLDPETRRNLHWSNFKAAASQLCERDNGIREYPIEQSDVDKVEGKQMMTLGENTSSYNSFEDNRDS; encoded by the coding sequence ATGGACAACACAACCAACTGTACCCAACCTGCCCAACCTTACAACAGCCTAGACTATATAGGAGTGGCTGTAGCTAGTGTGATCAGTGCATTCATCTCATTTGTAGCCAGTGGATTTGTCATCTTTCTCATCCTGTTCTTCAAAAAATGGCAGGTCCTTGTACAAAGACTCGTATTGTACCTATCAATAGCCACCCTATTGAATAGCATAGCTATAATGATACACAGAGTCGATTACCTTGACATTAACGATCAAAACATGGACAATTTTTGTGTGGTTGCTGGTTTTTTTGAGCAGCATGCTGGATGGATGCAACTAGATGCGGTCGTATGCATTACAGTACACCTCTTTTTGTGTGCAGTAGTAAATGTACGTCTTGAAAAGCTCGAATGGATCTACATTACTATCATTTTCTTCTTACCGTTGTCGTTTAATTGGATACCCTTTATCAAGACTGCCTATGGTAGAGCTGGGGCATGGTGTTGGATACGAGATATGAATGAAGACTGTACTCCCTTCGACCTTGGTACAGTCTTTAGATTTGTGCTCTGGTACGTCCCGCTGTACATCATCTTGTTGATTCTCATGATCCTCTATGTCTTCATTCTGTATAAACTGCACCGGACGCGACGTCACTGGGTGGGGCGTTACGATCCAACGACCGAGCGCGTGAAGGAGCAAACAAGAACAGAAGTGGCTCCCCTAATCTGGTATCCCGTTATTTACTTTCTCCTGAACATTTTCCCCTTTATAAATCGATCGCACAACATTGCAAACCCTACCAATCCGAATCTGGGCTTGTGGTATTTACATGCCATCACCTACCCACTAGTAGGGGCATTCGTCGCCTTCCCATTTCTACTAGACCCTGAGACACGGAGGAATCTCCACTGGAGTAATTTTAAAGCAGCTGCTAGCCAGCTTTGTGAGCGAGACAATGGGATTCGTGAGTACCCAATAGAGCAGAGTGATGTTGACAAGGTGGAGGGAAAGCAAATGATGACTTTAGGAGAAAATACAAGCAGCTACAACAGCTTTGAGGATAACAGAGACTCTTAA